In Candidatus Magasanikbacteria bacterium RIFOXYB2_FULL_38_10, a genomic segment contains:
- a CDS encoding GTP-binding protein TypA, which yields MEIRNIAIIAHVDHGKTKLTDALMRQTGMVTDEKISMDSNALEKERGITIYSKNTSVFYKGTKINIVDTPGHADFGSEVERVLRSIDSVLLIVDAQEGPMPQTKFVLKKSLELGLKPIVVINKIDKPAARPEWTHDKVLELFMDLGATDEQLDFTTVFAIAKQGIAKMKLTDESTDLSPLLDAILTKVPPVKADVMLPFTFQPFNLAYDNYLGRLGIGRIYQGTLKDGDKVFIKKQDGEIISGYVNKIFTFEGVTRKEVMEAVAGDIVMIAGLPQIYIGDTICAEQNQELLPAIKIDEPTISLNFLVNNSPFAGQEGKYVTSRQIKERLEKELEVNVGLKIDFSAIDFFKVNGRGELHVAILLENMRREGFEVQVSQPQVIIKQIDGVKCEPFEEVTIDVPPECVGTVIEKMSKRKGQMKSMNPEQNHTRLIYEIPTRGLLGYRSEFIVDTRGEGILCSEMVGFKPYVGEISKRDVGSMVSGETGKVLAYSLSNLQERGVLFVGANTDVYEGEVIGNTAKGQDMTVNPIKGKHLTNMRSSNSDMAIQFTPPMELTLERGLEIMAEDEYLEITPKSIRLRKQFLTENDRLRFARKNSK from the coding sequence ATGGAAATTAGAAATATCGCCATTATTGCGCATGTAGATCACGGCAAAACCAAATTGACCGATGCTCTAATGCGTCAAACAGGCATGGTGACGGATGAAAAAATAAGCATGGATTCTAACGCTCTGGAAAAGGAGCGTGGTATTACTATTTACTCAAAAAATACCAGTGTGTTTTATAAGGGTACCAAAATCAACATTGTGGACACTCCCGGACACGCGGATTTTGGTTCCGAGGTAGAGCGTGTTTTGCGTTCTATCGATTCGGTTCTTTTAATTGTGGATGCCCAGGAAGGGCCAATGCCTCAAACCAAATTTGTCTTAAAAAAATCTTTAGAATTAGGTTTAAAACCAATTGTGGTAATCAATAAAATTGATAAACCGGCCGCCAGACCAGAGTGGACACATGATAAGGTTTTGGAACTTTTTATGGATTTAGGAGCAACAGATGAACAACTGGATTTTACAACTGTTTTTGCCATTGCTAAACAGGGGATTGCCAAGATGAAATTAACAGATGAATCAACTGATTTAAGCCCTCTTTTAGATGCCATTTTGACCAAAGTTCCTCCGGTTAAAGCAGATGTAATGTTGCCTTTCACTTTCCAGCCTTTTAATTTGGCCTATGATAATTATTTGGGTCGTTTAGGTATTGGCAGAATTTATCAAGGAACTTTAAAAGATGGAGATAAGGTTTTTATTAAGAAACAAGACGGAGAAATCATTTCTGGCTATGTCAACAAAATATTCACTTTTGAGGGTGTCACTCGTAAGGAAGTTATGGAAGCTGTGGCCGGAGATATTGTAATGATTGCCGGTCTACCTCAAATTTATATTGGTGATACTATTTGTGCCGAGCAAAATCAAGAATTGTTACCGGCGATTAAAATTGATGAACCGACAATTTCTTTAAACTTTTTAGTCAATAATTCTCCTTTTGCCGGGCAAGAAGGAAAGTATGTCACTAGCCGTCAAATTAAAGAACGTTTAGAAAAAGAATTGGAAGTTAATGTGGGGTTAAAAATAGATTTTTCCGCCATTGATTTTTTTAAAGTTAATGGGCGCGGTGAATTACATGTGGCTATTTTGTTAGAAAATATGCGTCGCGAAGGTTTTGAAGTTCAAGTTTCCCAGCCTCAGGTAATTATCAAACAAATTGATGGAGTAAAATGCGAGCCGTTTGAAGAGGTGACTATTGATGTACCGCCGGAATGTGTTGGTACGGTAATAGAAAAGATGTCTAAAAGAAAAGGGCAAATGAAGTCAATGAATCCAGAACAAAATCACACTCGTTTAATTTATGAAATTCCTACTCGTGGCTTGCTTGGCTATCGTTCGGAATTTATTGTTGATACTCGTGGAGAAGGTATTTTGTGCAGTGAAATGGTTGGCTTCAAGCCTTACGTTGGAGAAATTTCTAAACGCGACGTTGGGTCTATGGTTTCTGGCGAAACCGGCAAGGTTTTGGCCTATTCTTTATCCAATTTACAAGAGCGCGGCGTGTTGTTTGTCGGGGCCAATACAGACGTTTATGAAGGCGAGGTTATTGGTAACACTGCTAAAGGACAAGATATGACAGTCAATCCCATTAAAGGAAAACATCTTACCAATATGCGTTCTTCCAATTCCGACATGGCCATTCAATTTACACCACCAATGGAATTAACTTTGGAACGCGGTTTGGAAATTATGGCTGAAGATGAATACTTAGAAATTACGCCTAAAAGCATTCGTTTGCGCAAACAGTTTTTAACAGAAAATGATCGTTTGCGTTTTGCCCGTAAAAATTCCAAATAA
- a CDS encoding cysteine desulfurase NifS yields MLKQIYLDHAATTYVDERVAKKMLPFFTKEFGNPSSLYALGRRANLAVSVARKDVAVILGCNPLEIIFTGGGTESDNLAILGAARANKSFGNHIVTLKIEHHAVLYACGQLEKEGFVVTYLPVDEFGLVTPEKIIAAIKPETILVTIMYANNEIGTIEPIAEIGRAIKKYNEIHRKGKSPVLFHTDACQAAGTLDLDVNRLHVDFLTLNASKIYGPKGVGVLYKKKGFKIQPLVFGGGQEFGLRSGTENVAGIVGLSEALKLAQDNKEKENKRLTDLRDYLWKGLSKKISKLKLNGHPLKRLPNNLNLSILDIEGEAMLLYLDEIGVQAATGSACNSESLEPSYVLLAIGLPYEFAHGSLRFTLGHCNTKAEMDFLIKNLPPIVEKLREMSPVRLNLKEEKTRKHPEYKRACCVIVPNKK; encoded by the coding sequence ATGCTTAAACAAATTTATTTAGATCATGCCGCCACAACTTATGTGGATGAAAGAGTAGCTAAAAAAATGCTGCCTTTTTTTACCAAAGAATTTGGCAATCCTTCCTCCCTGTATGCTTTGGGACGTCGGGCTAATTTAGCTGTTTCTGTTGCCAGAAAGGATGTGGCCGTCATTTTAGGTTGTAATCCCTTAGAAATTATTTTTACCGGTGGAGGCACAGAATCAGACAATTTGGCAATCTTGGGAGCGGCGCGAGCCAATAAATCTTTTGGTAATCATATTGTCACTTTAAAAATAGAGCATCATGCTGTTTTATATGCCTGTGGGCAATTGGAAAAAGAGGGTTTTGTTGTTACTTATCTTCCTGTAGACGAATTTGGTTTAGTGACACCAGAAAAAATTATCGCCGCCATTAAACCGGAAACAATTTTAGTGACCATAATGTATGCCAATAATGAAATAGGCACCATTGAGCCGATTGCGGAAATTGGCAGGGCGATAAAAAAGTATAATGAAATTCATAGAAAAGGTAAATCACCGGTATTGTTTCACACCGACGCTTGCCAGGCGGCCGGAACTTTGGATTTGGATGTAAATAGGTTGCATGTTGATTTTTTGACTTTGAATGCCAGTAAAATTTATGGGCCCAAAGGTGTGGGAGTTTTATATAAAAAGAAGGGTTTTAAAATACAGCCCTTAGTTTTTGGCGGAGGACAAGAATTTGGATTAAGGTCAGGCACGGAGAATGTGGCTGGAATCGTGGGGCTCTCTGAGGCTTTAAAATTGGCGCAAGACAATAAAGAAAAAGAAAATAAACGTTTGACAGATTTGCGCGATTATCTTTGGAAAGGTTTGAGCAAAAAAATTTCCAAATTAAAATTAAATGGTCATCCTCTTAAAAGATTGCCAAATAATTTAAATTTAAGTATTTTGGATATTGAGGGTGAGGCCATGCTTTTGTATTTAGATGAAATTGGGGTACAAGCGGCCACCGGTTCGGCTTGCAATTCCGAATCCCTTGAGCCTTCCTATGTGCTTTTGGCCATTGGCTTGCCTTACGAATTTGCCCACGGTTCTTTGCGTTTTACTTTGGGCCATTGCAACACCAAAGCCGAGATGGATTTTTTAATTAAAAATTTACCCCCCATTGTAGAGAAATTAAGAGAAATGTCTCCGGTGAGGTTAAATTTAAAAGAGGAAAAAACAAGAAAACACCCTGAGTATAAAAGGGCGTGTTGTGTAATTGTACCTAATAAAAAATGA
- a CDS encoding cell division ATP-binding protein FtsE — MIYFKNVSKIYPPDVAAVKDIHLQIEPGEFVSIVGQSGTGKTTLVKLMIAEEKPTQGEISINGWDVSKLSSTEIPILRRQIGVIFQDFKLLEKKTVFENVAFALQVCGTPSERINKVVPQVLDIVGLSQKTGRYPGQLSGGEQQRVVVARSLVHAPKIIVADEPTGNLDALNTHEVIEILKRINELGVTVVLVTHNREIVNMLRRRVVTLDQGMIVNDQEKGKYVI, encoded by the coding sequence ATGATCTATTTTAAAAATGTCAGTAAAATTTATCCCCCGGATGTGGCGGCAGTGAAAGATATCCATTTGCAAATAGAACCCGGTGAGTTTGTTTCTATTGTAGGGCAAAGCGGTACGGGCAAAACCACCTTAGTAAAATTGATGATCGCCGAAGAAAAACCAACGCAGGGAGAAATTTCCATTAATGGTTGGGATGTTAGCAAATTAAGCTCAACAGAAATTCCTATTTTGCGCCGTCAAATCGGTGTTATTTTTCAAGATTTTAAATTATTGGAAAAGAAAACGGTATTTGAAAATGTAGCTTTTGCGTTGCAGGTTTGCGGCACACCTTCTGAACGTATTAATAAAGTAGTACCGCAGGTTTTGGATATTGTGGGATTAAGTCAAAAAACCGGTCGTTATCCCGGTCAGCTTTCGGGCGGTGAACAGCAAAGAGTGGTGGTAGCCAGATCTTTAGTCCACGCGCCAAAGATAATTGTAGCTGATGAGCCCACTGGAAATTTGGATGCTTTAAATACTCACGAGGTGATAGAAATTTTAAAAAGAATTAACGAGCTGGGCGTGACCGTGGTGTTAGTGACGCATAACAGGGAAATTGTTAATATGTTGCGTCGCCGTGTAGTCACTTTGGATCAAGGAATGATTGTCAACGATCAAGAAAAAGGGAAATATGTAATTTAA